The sequence GACCCATGGCCAGCGAGTTGATTTCTGAGTGCGTTGTGGCGATGGAGTTTCGCGCCAGCAGCGAAGACATCGCCCGGATTTGCCATGCCCATCCATCGCTCAGCGAGGCCACCAAGGAAGCGGCTCTGGCGGTTGACAAGCGGACGCTGAACTTCTGATTTTCAGGTTGCAGATTCAGTGGTAAATCCTGTACGTTCAGCCTACGAGGCTGAGCTTGCGTCACGGGGCTATGCAAGTGACCCGGCGCAGTTGCGTGCGATTGACGCGCTGGAGCGCTGCGCCACGGAATGGGCCGCGTACAAGGGCCAGCGGTCGAATGCCTTCAAGAAGCTGATCAACCGACCCCCCATTCCCCGTGGCGTGTACATGCACGGCGGGGTGGGGCGGGGAAAAAGCTTTTTAATGGACTGCTTTTTCAATGCAGTGCCGCTCAGACGGAAAGTCCGGCTGCACTTTCACGAATTCATGCGTGAAGTGCATCGGGAATTGCTGGACCTGCAGGGCACGGCCAATCCGCTCGATGAGTTGGGCAAGCGTATTGCCAAGCGCTTCCGGCTGATCTGTTTTGACGAGTTTCATGTGGCGGACATTACCGATGCCATGATTCTTCATCGCATGCTGGTCGCCTTGTTTGACAACGGCGTTGGATTTGTCACCACATCCAATTTTCATCCGGACCAGCTTTACCCGAACGGCCTTCATCGCGACCGTATCCTTCCCGCTATTGAGTTGCTGAAGAAGCATATGGAAGTTATCAATGTTGATAACGGAACGGACTACCGCAGGCGCACCCTGGAGCAGGCCAGGCTTTACCATTCACCGCTAGGCCCGCAGGCAGATGCGGAAATGACGGAAACTTTCGATCGCCTGGCTGCATCACACGATGAAAATCCAGTGCTGCAAATTGAGTCCAGGCAGATCCAGGCCAGACGTAAAGCGGGCGGTGTGGTGTGGTTTGACTTTAAAGCCTTGTGCGGGGGGCCGCGCTCCCAAAATGACTATCTGGAAATTGCAACCCAGTTTCATACGCTGCTGCTCAGCGATGTTCCCCATATGCCTGTCCGAATGGCTTCCGAAGCAAGGCGTTTTACATGGCTGGTGGATGTTTTGTATGATCGGCGGGTCAAACTGATCATGTCTGCTGCGGTGCCGCCGGAAGCGTTATACACCGAAGGCCCGCTGGTGCATGAGTTTCCACGTACCGTCTCGCGACTCAACGAAATGCAGTCCATGGAGTTTCTGGCCCTGGAGCACAGAACGGTGGATACCACCCTGACATGAAATCCTTCGCTTTCACATTCCTGTTGCTCTGGTCAAGCAGTTTTGCCGGTGCGCAAACCAGTGCCTTGAATGGACCGGTTGGCAACATTGACGCACAGCGTGCCGCAATCTCTGCCGAGCGCAGCAGGTTGGAGGCTGGTTTTTTGACAGAAGATGCTGCTTGCTATAAAAAATTTGCCGTCAATAGTTGCTTGGGACAAGTCAATACTCGGCGACGTGAGGCCATGGCGGACTTGAGGCGGCAAGAGATTTTGCTCAACGATGAGGAGCGAAAATTAAAGGGCGCTCAGCAGATTCGTAAAACCGAGGAAAAGTCATCGCCTGAAAAGCTGCAGCAGGAGGCTGAGCGACGCAGCAAAGCAGTTGAAGACTACCAGGGCCGCCTGACGCGTGAAAAGGACAAGCAGCAGGAGCGAGGCGTCGCCGCCGCCAATGAAGCGGCTGCCCGTGAGGCCAATACGGCAAAGCTTCAGGCTCACCAGAAAAAAATCCAGGCACGCACCGAGCGGCAGGCGGACACAGCTGGAAAAGCAAAAGAGTTTGAGGCACGCCAGGCAGAAGCTCAGGAACGCCGAGCCCAACACGAAGCCGACCAACTAAAGCGCGCCAAGCCCCCGGCAAAACCGCTGCCCTTGCCTCAGTAACAACGGACTTTACTCCAGCGATTCAAGCTTGACAATGACCAGCGACAGGTTGTCTCCAACCCCTCGCGCACGCTTGCAGGCTTTCTGGATGAGGAATTCAGTCGCTTCACGTGGTGACAGCATTGACAGGGCAGATCCCATTTCACTGGCACTGAAGTAATGCCACACGCCATCGCTGCAGGCCATCAACACATCGTTGGCTTGCAATTTCGGGATGTAGTGCTGTGCAATGGGCGGTGCCTCTTCTGCGCCGAGGCATCCCATGAGAATATTTGATTGAGGATGGCTATTGGCTTCGTCCTCACTGATCTCGCCCTTGTCAACCAGCGTTTGGACATAGGAATGATCCACAGTTCTGTATACCAGTTTGCTGCCTTGATAATGGTAAATCCGCGAGTCACCGGTATGCACCCAGTAGCATTCTCCGTTAGGATTGATCAAGAATGCCGCCAATGTGCTGTGGGGTTCTTGTTCAGAAGAAATAGCCGTCAGCTTGATGACGATATGGGCTTCCTCGACAATTTGCTTGAGCATGGAAGGCGCGTCGTCAGTATCGGGTGCGTAGCGATCAAAAAGTTGCTTGGCCGTCAGCATGACCTGGTCAGAGGCCTTGCGTCCACCACTACGGCCACCCATGCCATCTGCAACAATACCCAGGATACATCCTGGAATGCGGTGATGGCTTAACAGGTTTACCTGGTCTTGCTGGTAGTCACGGTCGCCTTTATGGATACCTGTAGAAGCTGTGATTCGGTAACTTTTGGTCATTGTGGGTCTGTCAAGCTTCGCAAGCGAAATTTACGGGAGTAACCAACGTATTATCACGGCAGCCTATACGGAAAAATCTTTTGATCTTAAATCATCATTCCTCGCAGCGTCTGCTGATAGAGCTCAAAATCGAACATGCAGACCTCAATGCCCTCGTTGACAAGGCTGTACATGCGCCGAACATCGACGAGTTGCTGCTCAAGCGGTTGAAAAAACGCCGCCTCCAGCTTCGCGACCGAATATCGCGTCTCGAATCGTCCTTGACCCCTCCTGAGCCTGCCTGATGAATCTTGCGTTTGAAGTTGACGAGGCTTTTTCTCCCGGAGGTATCCTTTCGCGGGCGACCGAACACTTTGTTCCACGCAGCGGCCAGAAAGAGATGGCACTGGCGGTGACACATGCCATTGAAGACAGGCGTTCTCTGGTCGTGGAAGCCAGTACTGGCGTGGGTAAAACCTTTTCCTATCTGGTTCCAGCCCTGTTGAGCGGCGAGCGCATCCTGCTGTCAACTGCAACCAAGGCATTGCAAGACCAGCTTTTCGGTCGTGATTTGCCTCGCCTGGTTGAAGCGCTTGAGTTGCCGGTGCGAACGGCCCTGCTCAAAGGCCGTGGCAGCTATTTATGCCTGCATCGCATGGAAATGGCGCGACAGGAAACTTGTCTGCCAGAGGGCGTATCAGTACGTTCGCTGGCAAGAGTGGAGCAATGGTCACAGGTGACAAGAACAGGTGATCTTGCAGAACTTCCTGGCCTTGATGAGCGTTCGCCCATGATTCCCCTGGTGACCTCGACAAGGGACAATTGCCTGGGCTTGCAATGTCCGCGGTTTCGAGCTTGCCATGTCAACCTGGCCCGTCGAGAGGCGATGGCCGCCGATGTCGTTGTCATAAATCATCATCTTTTTTTTGCCGACTTGGCCGTTCGCGAATCCGGCGTGGCCGAGTTGCTGCCTTCGGTGCGGATTGCCATTTTTGATGAAGCACATCAATTGAACGAAACCGGCGTGCAGTTTCTAGGCAGCAACCTGACGACCGGCCAGTTGCTGGATTTTTCCCGGGACATGCTGGCAGCCGGGCTGCAACTGGCCCGTGGGTTGGTTGACTGGCAGGAAATCGTTGTTGCCATAGAAAGAGCTGCGCGTGAATTGCGTCTTTGCGCTGGCAAGCACTATCCTGGAACCAGGCTGCGCTGGACTGGTGAGATTCCAGAAGGCCTGCCTGCCAATGATTGGCAACATGCCCTGGAGGCTGTCCATGCATCTTGTCTGCAGGCTTGCGCAGCGCTCGACACGGTCAGCGAAATTGCACCAGATTTTGTCCGGCTCCATGAGCGCGCAGCTCAACTGGCAGAGCGAGTGGAGACCTTCGTCAATGTCTGCGAACCCGGCTTTGTACGTTGGCTCGACGTGGGAATGCAGTTGCGTCTGGTTGAGTCGCCGCTGGATATTTCAAGGGCGGTAAAAAGCAAAATGCTGGGTGTGTCAGGTGAGAGCGAAAAAACCTGGATTTTCACGTCAGCCACGCTGGGTGATGATGAAAAACTCAGCTGGTTTACCCAGCCTTGTGGTCTTGAAGACGCTGATGTGCTGCGGGTTGGAAGTCCTTTCGATTATGAACGCCAGGCCGCGCTGTATGTGCCGCCCAGCTTTCCCAAGCCGGGAGACCCGCTCCATAGCACAAAGGTAGCCGAATGCGCGGCAGTCTGGTCGCGTCAGCTGGGCGGACGGACCATGGTGCTGACAACCACCTTGCGTGCATTGCGGGCGATTGGAGAAGCACTGCAGGCGGCTTTTGATCAGTCAGGAGACTTGCAGGTTCTGGTGCAGGGCGGCATGCCCAAACGCGCCCTGATTGAACGTTTTCGCGAAGGCGATTCGCTGGGTGGAAAAGGCTGCGTCCTGGTTGCGTCGGCATCGTTTTGGGAGGGTATTGACGTTCCGGGCGATGCGCTGCAACTGGTTATTATTGACAAACTGCCTTTTCCTCCACCCAACGACCCTCTGGCTGAAGCCAGGGCAAAGCTGCTGGAATCGCAAGGACGCAGTCCCTTTACCAATTATTTCCTGCCAGAAGCCGCAGTAGCACTTAGACAGGGTGCCGGCCGTCTGATCCGCAGGGAAACCGATCAAGGCGTTCTGGTGGTCTGTGACAGTCGCCTGGTTTCCATGGGTTATGGAAGGCGGCTTATCAAGGCATTGCCGCCCATGCAAAGACTCGAATCGGAGCAGGCCTTGATGGCCAGACTGGGTAGTCTTACCAGAACTTGTACCACGGATTGTCCGCAGTCCTGAAGCCTTTGCTCATGTACTGGCTTTGCGGATAGCTCTTGTCCATGATGCGGCGCATGTCATCACGCAACTCGGTCATGCCGAGGGCATCATAAGATTTGTAGAGAATGAAGGTGGCTTCTTCAAGCGCTGGAACGTCGCGATAGTCGGCAATGGCACTTTGCGCACGGTTGATGGCCGCCACGTAAGCCCCGCGCGAATAGTAATAGCGGGCGACATGAACTTCGGACTTTGCCAGTGAATTGACAATGTAGTTCATGCGCAAGCGTGCATCGGGCGCATAGCGCGAATCAGGAAACCGCGCCACCAGTTCCTTGAATGATTCAAAGGATTCTTTCGCCGCATTCTGGTCACGCTCGGACAGATCCTGGCGCGAAATGGATCCAAAGATGCCCAGGTTGTCATTGAAGTTCACCAGCCCTTTCAGGTAAAGGGCATAGTCCATGGCCGGGCTGGCTGGGTGAAGTTTCATGAACCTGTTCAGCGTCGCGAGCGCCTGGGCCTGTTCGCCCCCTTTATACTGGGCATACGCCTTGTCGAGTTGCGCTTGCTGCGCCAGAGGCGTTCCGGCTGCGCGGCCTTCGAGCTTTTCGTAAAGAGGAATCGCCTTGTCATAGGCGCCGGAGCCCGCTTCATCCTTGGCTTCGGCGTAAATTTTGTTCGGACTCCATGTTGCAGTCTTGTCGGGCGCCGGAGTGCTTGAGCAGCCGGACACAACAACGACCAATGCGCAAACGGCGGCTACAAGCGGCGATGCTTTCGGAACAACCGATAATTTGGTGGAAAACATAGCAATCGACCTTCTTGATGACTGATTCAGAATTGAGCAAATTTATTATATCGGGCCGTGTTGATGCCAATTCGCTGGCAGACGATTCGCAGGATGAGGCAGAAACCACTGCGGAAGTGGAATTGCGGCATGTCAGCGTTCCCGTTGAAAGCCATGGCTGTCGCCTCGACAAGGCCCTGGCTGGTCTGGTGCCCGAGTTCTCACGCAGTTACCTTCAGCAATTGATCGAGGACGGGGGCGTGCTGGTCAAGGGCCTTAAAGCCATCAAGACCTCTGCAAAGGTCAAGGCTGGCGATGAACTGACCATCGAGTTGCGGCCCACGCCTCAAAGCCAAGCCTTCAAACCTGAGGAGATGGCGCTGGACATTGTTTATGAAGACCGCCACCTGATAGTCGTCAACAAGCCTGCAGGGCTGGTGGTGCATCCAGCGCCCGGCAACTGGAGCGGCACGCTGCTCAACGGCTTGCTGGCGCATGACCCGCAGGCGTCTTTCATGCCGCGTGCCGGCATCGTGCATCGCCTTGACAAGGACACCAGCGGCCTGATGGTCGTGGCGCGCCAGCGACAGACGATGGATCAGCTTGTCAGCATGATTGCGGCCCGTACCGTCAGCCGCGAATACATCGCATTGGCCCATGGTACGTGGGAGGGCGCCAAAACCCGCCAGGTCGAAGCGCCGATTGGCCGAGATCCCCGCAACAGGCTGCGCATGGCGGTGGTTGACCTGGAGAAAAATTCAGGCAAAGCTGCTTCTACGGTAATTTCGCTGCTCGACAATGCCGAAAAGCATTGCCTGGTCAAATGCAAGCTGCACACAGGTCGCACCCACCAGATTCGGGTTCATATGGCATTTCTGGGTCACCCGCTGGTCTCGGACGAGGTCTATGGCGGTGCCGTTGCGGGTAGCTTGCAGCGCCAGGCACTGCATGCCTGCCGTCTGGCGTTCGCGCATCCGGTGACGGGTGCCGCGATGGAATTCAAGTCGCTGCCGCCGCCTGATTTGGAGATGGCTATTGCCGGTTTTGGCCTGAGATACAATCAGGCCCTGTAGTTTTCTGCTACCTGCAACATGGCGCCCCTGATCAGGGAAGAGCCAGCATGGATACAACGCGCTGACAATAGCGCTTTTCCCGCCTTTTTCGGAACGACCAATCATGAATACGACGGATGCGAAGCGCATCCTCGAAACAGCCCTTATTTGTGCGCAGCAACCGCTTGCCTTGCGTGATTTAAGTGTTTTGTTGAACGGGGGTCTCGCTGCCGATAGTCTCAAACTGGTGCTTGCGGATTTGCAGAATGACTGGTCAGATCGTGGTGTGGAGTTGGTACATGTGGCAAGTGGCTGGCGCTTTCAAAGCCGTCCAGAGATGCGCGAGCACCTAAATCGGCTTCAGCCAGAAAAACCGCCTCGCTACAGCAGGGCTACTCTTGAAACTCTGGCCATCATTGCTTACCGGCAACCCGTGACGCGGGGCGACATGGAAGACATTCGCGGGGTCACGATCAACAGCCTGCTTTTGAAGCAACTGGAGGATCGTGGCTGGATCGAGGTGATCGGTCACCGGGAAACCGTTGGCCGGCCGGCGCTTTACGCAACGACGCGCCAGTTTCTTGATGACTTGGGTGTCGAGTCCCTGGCCGGGCTGCCGGCAATGGACAGTACACCGGCACAGCTTGCAAAACTTGAGCAGTTCGAACTGGGCATGCTTGAAGTGCCTGACAGTGCATCTGCCGTGATAGAGCCGGAGTTGCACGCTCCAATAATTTTCGGGGACTTGGCGTCGGATGCCGGCAAGAGTTCTCCACCTGACCCGCAGTAATCCGTACGCCAGCTATCCACACGAACGAATGTAAAAGCATGAAACCACAAGACAACCCTGCCAGCGAAGCCCCGCCAATGCCAGAATATGAATCAAATAAGGTTGTACCGCACGACCCACCAGCACAGTTAGCTCCTGATTTGATAGCGAGTGATGGGCGTGGCAAGGTTTCCCCATCGCAGGCCACTGCACGGCGGCCTGGCTCGAAACAGGTGCCCGCCACCATTCGCTTTGAAGATGTGATCACTGGGCAGTTCGATGCCGACGAAGACGATGTGGCGCTTGATTTGCCCAAGCGCGTGCTGTCGCCACAGCCGGAAACCCCCAAGCTTCACAAAGTGCTGGCTCAGGCCGGACTGGGTTCGCGACTTGAAATGGAGCAACTGATTCTCGA comes from Polaromonas naphthalenivorans CJ2 and encodes:
- the zapE gene encoding cell division protein ZapE, coding for MVNPVRSAYEAELASRGYASDPAQLRAIDALERCATEWAAYKGQRSNAFKKLINRPPIPRGVYMHGGVGRGKSFLMDCFFNAVPLRRKVRLHFHEFMREVHRELLDLQGTANPLDELGKRIAKRFRLICFDEFHVADITDAMILHRMLVALFDNGVGFVTTSNFHPDQLYPNGLHRDRILPAIELLKKHMEVINVDNGTDYRRRTLEQARLYHSPLGPQADAEMTETFDRLAASHDENPVLQIESRQIQARRKAGGVVWFDFKALCGGPRSQNDYLEIATQFHTLLLSDVPHMPVRMASEARRFTWLVDVLYDRRVKLIMSAAVPPEALYTEGPLVHEFPRTVSRLNEMQSMEFLALEHRTVDTTLT
- a CDS encoding PP2C family protein-serine/threonine phosphatase, which gives rise to MTKSYRITASTGIHKGDRDYQQDQVNLLSHHRIPGCILGIVADGMGGRSGGRKASDQVMLTAKQLFDRYAPDTDDAPSMLKQIVEEAHIVIKLTAISSEQEPHSTLAAFLINPNGECYWVHTGDSRIYHYQGSKLVYRTVDHSYVQTLVDKGEISEDEANSHPQSNILMGCLGAEEAPPIAQHYIPKLQANDVLMACSDGVWHYFSASEMGSALSMLSPREATEFLIQKACKRARGVGDNLSLVIVKLESLE
- a CDS encoding DUF465 domain-containing protein, with protein sequence MILNHHSSQRLLIELKIEHADLNALVDKAVHAPNIDELLLKRLKKRRLQLRDRISRLESSLTPPEPA
- a CDS encoding ATP-dependent DNA helicase produces the protein MNLAFEVDEAFSPGGILSRATEHFVPRSGQKEMALAVTHAIEDRRSLVVEASTGVGKTFSYLVPALLSGERILLSTATKALQDQLFGRDLPRLVEALELPVRTALLKGRGSYLCLHRMEMARQETCLPEGVSVRSLARVEQWSQVTRTGDLAELPGLDERSPMIPLVTSTRDNCLGLQCPRFRACHVNLARREAMAADVVVINHHLFFADLAVRESGVAELLPSVRIAIFDEAHQLNETGVQFLGSNLTTGQLLDFSRDMLAAGLQLARGLVDWQEIVVAIERAARELRLCAGKHYPGTRLRWTGEIPEGLPANDWQHALEAVHASCLQACAALDTVSEIAPDFVRLHERAAQLAERVETFVNVCEPGFVRWLDVGMQLRLVESPLDISRAVKSKMLGVSGESEKTWIFTSATLGDDEKLSWFTQPCGLEDADVLRVGSPFDYERQAALYVPPSFPKPGDPLHSTKVAECAAVWSRQLGGRTMVLTTTLRALRAIGEALQAAFDQSGDLQVLVQGGMPKRALIERFREGDSLGGKGCVLVASASFWEGIDVPGDALQLVIIDKLPFPPPNDPLAEARAKLLESQGRSPFTNYFLPEAAVALRQGAGRLIRRETDQGVLVVCDSRLVSMGYGRRLIKALPPMQRLESEQALMARLGSLTRTCTTDCPQS
- a CDS encoding outer membrane protein assembly factor BamD; this encodes MFSTKLSVVPKASPLVAAVCALVVVVSGCSSTPAPDKTATWSPNKIYAEAKDEAGSGAYDKAIPLYEKLEGRAAGTPLAQQAQLDKAYAQYKGGEQAQALATLNRFMKLHPASPAMDYALYLKGLVNFNDNLGIFGSISRQDLSERDQNAAKESFESFKELVARFPDSRYAPDARLRMNYIVNSLAKSEVHVARYYYSRGAYVAAINRAQSAIADYRDVPALEEATFILYKSYDALGMTELRDDMRRIMDKSYPQSQYMSKGFRTADNPWYKFW
- a CDS encoding RluA family pseudouridine synthase, producing MTDSELSKFIISGRVDANSLADDSQDEAETTAEVELRHVSVPVESHGCRLDKALAGLVPEFSRSYLQQLIEDGGVLVKGLKAIKTSAKVKAGDELTIELRPTPQSQAFKPEEMALDIVYEDRHLIVVNKPAGLVVHPAPGNWSGTLLNGLLAHDPQASFMPRAGIVHRLDKDTSGLMVVARQRQTMDQLVSMIAARTVSREYIALAHGTWEGAKTRQVEAPIGRDPRNRLRMAVVDLEKNSGKAASTVISLLDNAEKHCLVKCKLHTGRTHQIRVHMAFLGHPLVSDEVYGGAVAGSLQRQALHACRLAFAHPVTGAAMEFKSLPPPDLEMAIAGFGLRYNQAL
- the scpB gene encoding SMC-Scp complex subunit ScpB, giving the protein MNTTDAKRILETALICAQQPLALRDLSVLLNGGLAADSLKLVLADLQNDWSDRGVELVHVASGWRFQSRPEMREHLNRLQPEKPPRYSRATLETLAIIAYRQPVTRGDMEDIRGVTINSLLLKQLEDRGWIEVIGHRETVGRPALYATTRQFLDDLGVESLAGLPAMDSTPAQLAKLEQFELGMLEVPDSASAVIEPELHAPIIFGDLASDAGKSSPPDPQ